From Neomonachus schauinslandi chromosome 12, ASM220157v2, whole genome shotgun sequence, the proteins below share one genomic window:
- the RNF133 gene encoding E3 ubiquitin-protein ligase RNF133 — translation MSLLRIGTHGNNTASSWLMKFSFLWLLSQNCCRASAVWTAYMNISFHVGNRMLSELGEAGVFGRSSTLKRVAGVIVPPEGKTQNACNPNTSFRRSKNSETWLALVERGGCTFTQKIKVAVEKGASGVIIYNFPGTGNQVFPMSHQAFEDIIVVMIGNLKGMEILHLIQKGVHVTVIVEVGRKHIIWMNHYFVSFVIVTTATLAYFIFYHIWRLWVARIQNRRWQRLTTDLKQAFGQLQLRVLKEGDEEISPNGDSCVVCFELYKPNDTVRILTCKHFFHKNCIDPWILAHGTCPMCKCDILKALGIQVDVEDGTESLQVLMSNELSGNPPSEEGTNNELPPAGGSDKVTPVAAEEEPCPQNDSQPHAVAGDVHPSP, via the coding sequence ATGAGTCTACTCAGGATTGGCACTCATGGAAACAACACTGCATCTTCCTGGCTTATgaaatttagttttctttggCTTCTTAGTCAGAACTGTTGCAGAGCTAGTGCTGTTTGGACTGCTTACATGAACATATCCTTTCACGTTGGGAATCGCATGTTGTCAGAGTTGGGGGAAGCCGGCGTGTTTGGAAGAAGTTCCACTTTGAAGAGAGTAGCAGGAGTTATAGTGCCACCAGAGGGGAAAACTCAAAATGCATGTAATCCCAATACCAGTTTCAGAAGATCAAAGAACTCTGAGACCTGGCTCGCGCTTGTTGAACGGGGAGGTTGTACCTTCACGCAGAAAATTAAAGTAGCTGTTGAGAAGGGAGCCAGTGGAGTGATCATCTACAACTTTCCAGGAACTGGTAATCAGGTTTTTCCCATGTCTCATCAGGCGTTTGAAGACATCATTGTGGTGATGATCGGTAACCTAAAGGGCATGGAGATTTTGCACTTAATTCAGAAGGGAGTTCACGTCACAGTCATAGTTGAGGTGGGGAGAAAACACATCATCTGGATGAATCACTATTTTGTGTCTTTTGTGATTGTCACAACTGCTACTTTAGCATATTTCATCTTTTATCATATTTGGAGACTTTGGGTAGCCAGGATTCAGAACCGGAGATGGCAACGGTTAACGACCGATCTCAAGCAAGCCTTTGGCCAGCTTCAGCTTCGGGTGCTGAAGGAGGGGGACGAGGAAATCAGTCCGAATGGAGATAGCTGCGTAGTTTGCTTTGAACTCTATAAGCCTAATGATACAGTGCGTATTCTCACTTGTAAACACTTTTTCCACAAGAATTGCATCGATCCCTGGATTCTGGCCCATGGGACCTGTCCTATGTGCAAATGTGACATTCTTAAAGCTTTGGGCATTCAGGTGGATGTTGAAGATGGAACAGAATCTTTGCAAGTTCTCATGTCGAATGAATTGTCTGGTAACCCCCCTAGTGAAGAGGGGACAAACAATGAACTTCCTCCTGCAGGAGGGTCA